AGAGAGTTTGTCGAGAGTTGTGCATTTGTAATCTGCATTGTATTATTTGGTTATGTATATGAACAgtatttttcatgtaaaaatTTACTTCTGCCTCGTTATCTCATTCGTCAGCCTAATTAGGAACAACGTGCACAGATCATTACTTGCGTTTCTCACTCGTAGAATTTTGAGACTGACTGAGGTACCTTTGGCACCAATTAAATATAACATTGAACATTTATATGCTCTTATATCTTCCGTCTAATGTTTGACTTGAATTCTAAAAGACATGGAAACAAAATAAATCCCTGAAATATGTTGTCTTAATCATAGAATGCAAGTACATGTGCACTATGGTTAAATAGATTTAGTCTCTGactagaaaaaaaaaacttaagaTTCAGTTTCTGTGTCTGAAAAAACATAGTTTCAACTTCTTGGTCGATCCACATGTTTTTCCATTTCAGCTCCCCGAAATTAGAGACCTAAAAATTATAGTTCATATATCCAATTTGAGTCTATTAATACTATTAAATGGTAAGTCTCTATTTTAGTTTGAACGTTTCATATCCACATTTGTAATTTTAGTaactacaaaatattatttttaccattatccaaaaattattattctAATTTCGTATacaaaaaatatcaatacaatctcaatttGAGTCATTTGATACCTGAAATCCGTATAttgatatcataatttcaactaTATGTACTTATATCGACTAAAAAAATGTAACATCTTGTACCCAAAAATTATAGTTACATatctaattttatttatttgatacTTTAACCTTGTATATTTGAGTTGTGATTTCGACTATATATACCTATATTTcttgttttaatttttgtataacacattcataaataatatgctaAATCAAAGTTTATTGATATTCATAATTCATAAAGTTAGGCCGAATTTTCAACATGTACCTATTTTCTTTTTACCTAAAAAAAGTCAAAGGAATTGAAATGGCAACACATGTAAGGCCAAACAGTTCAAACAAAATCTTCTGACACGTTTGGTGTTGATTTCTAAGTTGCCCGCGGAAGGTGGTGGCTAGCTGGATAGGGGAATAGAATCCAGCAAAGAGAAAAAGGGGGGCTAAAAAGATAAAGATATTATCGAATGAGCCGCTTGGCATATGCTAAAGCTTGTAGAAACCTACTTCAATAAAGCAAGCGCAAATGTCATACATACACGAAAGGGATATCAATATGCCAGCATCCTCTCTTTTACTCCTGTCAACCTTTTTTAAAAGGTAAGAAGTTGCGAGAGAGGAAAGGATTGAAATTACAGTGTATTGAATGAAAAACGTGAAAGCCCTCTAGTGGAATTATAGCAGTATATACCGAAGTGACCACCTAATTGTAAACTAACGTCTACCGTGTTAAAAGCGAAAATCATATCTAGAAGTCAGCTTATTGAGGCCCAAGAAAACCCCCATATGTCTATTCATGCATCAGATTCCAAAATCAGAATCATAGATATTTGATTTTCATCCGCAGACAATTTTGTCAAACAGGTTGGAGATGAGTGGAAAATGATGCTTGCGAGCTTTATTAGTGCGATTCGCACCAATTTTCCATCAATTTCAAAAGCAAATGTTCTCCTTTCCCGCAACACCACCACATCTATGTACACGGTATAAACCAAATACTATAAAACTGGATTTCTGATACTGGAAAAAACAACCAAAATATTTAAGGTGGTGACTTCCTAATCTTTAGCATTATGGGGGCAGggtcatcacaagaaaaagatGAGGCTTCACACCCAAACAAAGAAACAACAAACCCACCCATTACATATAACGCAGATGGTAAAGCTACTCGCTCTGCTACAACACAAGTTCCACTGCCTCATAACTGGGAAGGTATATTAAAAGATGCCGGCTCACcaattgaaaaatcatcaacaaacATGCAGCAGCTGCATGATCAGCTTTATGCAGGCATATTCTTGAATCAAAACAGGAAGGCGAGTAAACCATTTCTGTCACTGTCTAATATGTGATCAGCTATGATGAACATTGGTATACAAAATGAGTGCTGCATATATTCCCATTAAACCAGcacaaaaaaatttcaaaagaaaGAATACCAAAATATGATACAATTTTATTATAACTGTCATAACATCATATCAAGATTATGAGCAAGGCTGACGGGCAGAAGTGCTGCACCATGTTTCTGGGAAAATAAAACAGCATCCATCATTTACTCAACATTAAGTAACCGTGAATGTCAGCAAtggaaaatataaatttttagccGTAAGAACAGTGAGTAGCCTTTTTCTAGTTCTTACACAGTATTTCGGTTGTTTGCAGAAATACTGGGCAGACAAGGAGACTAATAACAATTGCTTCATGTTGTTTGCACGAGATCTCTCAATAACGTGGGCAGAAGATAATCGCTTCTGGAACTGGCCCATGGTCCAAGAGTCCAGGTAATCACAACAGTAGTAGGTTGACAAGCAAACAACCTCATGAAAGTTGTTTTCTTCAGGAAAGAATGATGAATGATACTTCTGCAAAAGAAAAAAGGCCgtctatatataataaatatagtCAGACATTGCCATCTCAGAATAGAAGCAATATGGGTAATCAGCCCTGTTCAGAAGTGCATAACAGACATTCGACTAGGATTTCCACAAGGCAAAATCATTCTAGTATTATTTAGAACACCATGCGTCCATGTCCACTTGAACGATTTGTAAAGGTTTTACTTTAAGTCGTTACTACATGAGGATGGGTTTGCAATATAAAATCTTACGTCTAATGCAACTTGTATTTGTACAGTAATGTGACTATTGCGGCTGCCGAACTGCTTGACGTCTGCTGGCTAGAGGTACATGGAAGATTTCAGATTGCTAGCCTTTCACCGGGAACTACATATGAAGTTATTTTCATAGTGAAGCTAAATGAACCTGTTTATGGATGGGAAGTTCCTGTGAATCTTAGACTCACTTTACCAGATGGAAGCAGACAAGAACACACAGAAAATCTTATGGAAAAGCCAAGAGGCCGATGGATACAAATCCCAGCAGGAGAAGTTAAAGCCTCTGCCGAGAAGGTGGGAGAAATGGAATTTTCTCTATATGAATACGAAGGTGGACAATGGAAGAGAGGGCTATTAATAAAAGGAGTTAGCATCCAGCCAAAGGCATGAATTCAGGAACATCAGTACTTTTAAATAACACGTTTCATACTTTCATGCATGAAGTTACCGTATAAAAAATAAACGATATTTTCTCCTTGAATCCTAATCCACCTGTTTCATCCTCAAAACGTAAAAGGGAACCAAAACTATGGAAAATTGAAGTTATTAGTTTGATGCCTCTTATAATCCAACGAATTTGATCCCCTTCTGTCTGTGTTGGAAGAGGGCTTTTAAAGTCACCCGGTTTTACTGTAGGTGTTTATTTATTGGAACAGAAGAGCTAAAAATGCAGTAACCAGACCTATCAAATGTTGGAATTTGATAGCAACTACGCATAGATTATAGATAGTGCCCAAAGTGATTGCTCAGACCTAATATTTAGATTTATAACTATGTCGATATAAAAGATAGACATGACAGTAGGAACATTCATTATATAACCTCAAAATGCAAGCGTTCATAATGTTAACAAAGAGAGTTCATCTCCGCATCAGTCAACTGTAGTAGTACATCTGAGTAAGTAGGTAAAGTTGTCAACGGCTGATGTTTCTACtagcaaaataaaaatcatatagcaacaaaccaaaagaaattaTAGTGATGTTGACCTGAAGTATCACTCTTGTCGAGACACGAAGAAAGTCCGTAGCTCTCAGGGTTGCGTGCAATAATTTTCAGGCTCATACCAGAGTGAAAAATCAATGCCTTTGATCTTCGATTTCTCTGTTGCTGGACCAATTCTCTCAAGAAGCTGTATTCTTTTCAAGTCCGAATGTCAAAAACACATATTATTATATCCTTTTGCTCATTCATTCATAAGGGTGAACAAAATCACATAGAATAACGATGCAATCTTAGCATGGAGGATTCCATTGGACACCAAGACAGATCTATCAAAAACCGAAAAACTGCACCCATCCATGCAAGAAACTGTCCCCCCAGCCTCTTCAACTATCTGCTCAATAATGCATCAAATAGATGAGAAATTACTGTAACAAAAATATCTTGTGAAAGGAAtgtaagaaaataaaaaaagtgcAAGGATATCCAAAGCAGCTGTGAATTCAACCATTTAACTGGTGCTTTCGTTCATGCTCCCGTATCCTTTCTCGTTTCTTCCATTTTTCTTTGCCATTCAATACAATCAGGATAGGTTTTCACTAAAACTCATTAATTCATCATATTTTTAATGCAAAAGATATCTGTAATGTTTCCTTTAAGTAATAATATCTTAACTACAAAAAATGAGATGATGCCAATTTCCTGTTGTAAGTCATGGTACACACAAATGTGTCTATGGATCAGGCGAACATCGGTGATGTTTACTTTAAGTAATAATCTCAGTAGTTAATTGTTTTACAATCCATGACATCTGTCTTTTTGCTAAAATCTATGTACTTTGGAAAAAGAACTATTGACTGTGAGCATCAGATAGCACTGTAGCGGCGGCGGACTTTCCTTTGAACAAGACACCCACAGAAACAGCAAATCTAGGATAGCCATGAGCAAAATTTGTGGTCTCGTACAGAGGAAAGAAGACGAGGTcagtaatatttttcactgttaaaAGTAATTTAGCAAACAAAAGACCAAAATAACCATGGGCACATCTAAACAAAAACAGTGAGCAAACAATCCGTACCTAAGGGTCCAAATGCAGTTCTCATAGGCCCTCTTGAAACAATATCACAGCCACTCGCACTTTTAGGTCAAACACGATCACAACACCACCATCATATTTCAACCCAATTTTCCTCGTTCAATAAGGTTAATGCTCACAACATCAGATACATGGTTGACCCTTCTGGATAGAAAATAAGTACCGCAAGTGCAACTGTTGGAGTTTTTGTGGAATTTTAGTCATCAAGCAATTCACTATCCTTGACagcttaattttaaaaattttggctACTCAAGAAACACTGATTTCTTAAAGTTTCAATAATTTACAGTATCAATATCACCACTTTAATAGTTTTGTAGAGCTAAACATGGAAATAAATTCAAGTTCCACTAGAAAAGCGGAATTTGGTAAACAAGGCACAGAGAGTTGTTCCAGACAAGATTGATAGTTAAACCACCCTTACCTAAGGGATCAATGCACCGAAGATAATCAGAAGATGAATCCCCAATGAGACCTCCCTCTTTCCTAAGAATTAAGTGATTTGGAAGTTTTTCGCACCACATCCAGAATAGCAGCCTAACTCATTTTATCTGTACTGcagattatttaaaaaataataataaaaaaagaagCATTGAGAAGAAAGCTAGAAGTGAACTTATACTATAAGAGCAAGCACAGTTTAACTGTGTACCCTTGAAATATTAATGGGTTAATATCTAGTTTCACAACACACAGACACATTACAACTAAAAAGGGGAAGAGAAAGAAGTTAACATGAACGAGAAGTTTTTATCACCGGGCAAAGTCATGATAATGCCTTACTGAAACAAATCTAGGAACAAATCCAAACCAAGACACAAATgttaaagaaaaacaaaataacCATGCCATCTCAAATTGGAGAAAACCTTCACTTCAACTTATTTTCCACCAGTCAATCAAGAGTTTATTGATATATAGATACAACagatataatcatgcatgtagCTCTTTACCCAAACCCTCGGCACTCGTTCTTCTACTAATATAATCATTATTTAAAGTCTTCCTCTCCGTCCTCTTCGCCTGAATATCAATATTTTCACCCTTTCGTTCGAGATTTTCATTTTCAGATCCATAAATGGCCAATGgtttcttgatcaagaatggGGTTCTCTTGAACTCATAGAAAACACCCTTTTGCAAAACTTTATCGCCTTTAGTCAATCCTGTTAACCCGGCTCCATCGGGATCTCGCAAAATTGGATTATTCAAGGGATTCAATACCTCAATATTGGATTTGAACATTCGATCCCTCCGTAAAAAGTGTCATTTCTTATCAAACCATTCACCCCACCCTTCCCTCAACACCGACCCTTTCAACAACAAGGCATCTTCAACTTTCCTCACTTCACTCAATTTCTTACGCAATTTATCGTCCACCAAAACATCATCCGACCCAAACGCGGGCGCGGATTTCTCACTCTCAAATCCTAGATCTGATGCGAGTTTCAAATTGAAGGGAACATAATCTTCCCACTCCCCAATCGAGCGTTTATTGTAAACTCTCCGCACAACGCCACTGACAGGATCAAAAAAGTAGTAAGGGGAAGAAACGGCGGGAGTTTGATTCTGGAGGGAGCCGTCGTCCTCTTCTTCGGTGAGGATATCGTCAGTGTTCTCAGAAACGGCATCGTCCAACTCGTCGATGCGGTCATCATTGGGATTGAATGAGCTGAGGGAGTCATTATCAAGACCGTCGAGGAGGGGGTCATACGAAAGAGTGGAATCGAAAGGGAGCTGATGTGGGTGATTAGGGGAGTGTGAGTTGAAAAAGGCGAGGCGGCTGTGAAGTAGGGAGACGGAGAGGAGAAGGAGCACCGCCGCGATTAAAGCGCAAATGCGAGTGCCATAGCGGGGACGGCTGCACGTGCGGAGGTGCCGAAGCATGTGACGCTTAAGATAACAACACAAAACAAATTCCCGAAAACTAATAGATAGTTGCACCAAATATCTATTCCATATATTAAAGTTGGGCCTAATAGAGATAAAATGGacaacaaatttttttcctcATTTTGTCTTTGTCTTATACTAAtgttacaattttattttttttttgttttttgaaattttttaaaaaaacttttatttttatttttttaaattccaACAATTCAGGTAGCACTTTAGTCTCtcaatattttgtaaaatttcaCTTTGCCCTTGTGTCATACCaatattacaattttttttttgaacttttaaaaaagtttttatttttattttttaaaatttcaacaattcaaatagcactttagtccctcaataatttgtcaaatttcaatttaatctctcgataattataaaaaaaaccgTACACACACGCACCGCGTGTGCAGAGTAGCTAGTGTTAATTACACATTAGGAGATTTATTGAATTTCATGAttcataaatttaataaataaacatgtaaCGTTTTCTTGTTTAAATaagggcaaaaacttgtgtgagatggtctcatgcgtcgtattttgtgagacggatctcttatttgggtcattcatgaaaaaatattactttttatgttaaaagtattactttttattgtgaatatcggtaaggttgacccgtctcacagataaagattcgtgagatcgtctcacaaaagacctactcataaaTAAGTGCATTAAGACCAAGAGTTTCTATGGCTTGGTAGAGAGCCAACTTTTTGGGCAATTAGAATAGTGATTATGTGAATCACATAATGCTTTTTATCCGTATTTTTGATGACGCGAACTTTTAATAAAGAAGATGTAGcttagaaaatatttaaataatttcatatttttaaagtgtttttataaattaaaaaaaagaatgATTATGATGTTTAGATAAATGttaaaaaatgtttttgttttaattttttaaaaaattataaataaaagtcGAGAAGACATAAATTTCAATTTCTAACCCCATGAGTTTTTTTAGCCAAACGGGCTCGAACTGAACACAGAGAAAAGGAACCAAGAGAAATCAATGAAGAGACAATGGGTTAAAAACTAAATAGGGCTGGATATTGAGCTACTAGACCGACCCCCAGTAAGGACATGGGCCAGATTGGGCTTCTGCCGTTGTTCCGCCCCTGGCTTTGGATgatccaatatatatatatatattgacactcatatatttatttacGGCCAAACCTCGTAAATTTCGTCCCTGGAACTGGATTTGCCAAGATCTCACTTTGCAAGCGCTCTTCGGAATTTATTCTGATTATCCATGAATTCCCTCTCTTTTTTACGGTGATTTATATTCTTCTGTCTTTTATTCTCGCATTTTGTTCAGTTGTCTGGAATTCGTATGAATTGAGCCTCCCTCGTGTCGTTTTAGCAGTGGCCCTTTGCTAGCTGGCCGAGCGGTTGGTTTTGGTTTGATCAATGCATCCAAAGTTACTGCCAAGAATCCATCTTTCCCACTCTCTCGCCTCCCTCTTCAGTTCCGCAGGTACGACTTCTCcctatttcagatttttttactccaaaattttcgaaatcccTAACAATGTTGGCTTGAGGTGCTTGTGCTCTGTTAAAGGAAATTACACTTAGAATATGCAGTAAACTTTGTCAAATATTGTAAATTGATTTCTAGTTATTAGTTTCCTTATTTGTAAATAATTAGACTTGATTATATACAACATAGTAGGACATTGACATATCACCACTAATATAAGATTGTATCGGCGGCTTCTGGAATAATGATGAATTGATTCATTCTCCATCTTTCATTTGtttcatggtatcagagcgttaACCTGGGCATAAATTAAAATATCTAAAGCCTACCACCATGTGAgatgaaaaacaaaaaagaacGACTCATAATGCAAAATGAAATAACCCCAAACATCAGCTTTACCTCGGCCATTCAGATCAGCCTGGTGCTATCCTTGTTCGCAACCTTTAGTCGAAGATAACTATAGCACATGGAGTCCATCCATGACTATGACCTTGTCAGTCAATAACAAATTGGCTTTCATAGATGCTTCGATCAAAGAGCCTGGTGAAAAGAATCTAGAATGGAACCACTGCAATAATCTGGCCAAGACTTGGCTGCTCAGATCGATGTCTAAAGATATAGCTAGCCGCGTCATCAATTCCAAAGATGCAAGACAGATGTGGCTCGAATTGCAAGAGCGATTCTTGCATGTGAATGTGGTACAATTGTTCACTGTTGAGAATGAGATTCATAATTGTGTGCAAGGCAACATGTAAGTAGGATcctgtttcacaaaattaaaagttttttaGGATGAACGTGATGCACTCTGCACCATTCCAATCTACACTCGTGGATCGATCAAAGAATTGAATACATTTTTAGATACTCAAAAAACCATGAAATTTTGTATGGGCCTTAATGACTTGTATGTTCCTTCTTCGTCGCATATGCACGGTGTTACAAAATTGTCACCATCTCCTAGCAAACTATTACTCCACCATCCTGGTCATCGATTCAACCCTTCCAACCAGTTCGATGTGGCAATTTCATCAAACCTCCTCAATATTTATAGGATTTGCACCTTGAGATGACTCTCCCTTCAAGGACCGAATAAGCATCATCCTCAAATCTGGCCCAAACTTCGGGTATTGCTCATCCTCTTTCTAATTTTTATCTTGTGATAACATTTCTCTTGTTCATTAAACATATACTACTACACTCACACTCCTCAAAGAACCCACTAGCTTTTCTCAGGCTATTCAAAACTCCAAATAGCATGAAGCTATGCAACATGAGATAACTGCTTTTCAAGAAAATGACACGTGGAGTTTGGTCCTGTTGCCATCTAATAAAAGACCAATTGCTTGTAAATGggcatgaaataaaattaaaggCTGATGGGACGGAAGAGCGGTATGAGGCTCGGTTGGTGGCCATAGATTATAATCAAATTGGAGAACACTAAAATTTTATTGCCCAAGCAATTCAAACTCAAGGATTTGGGGcaacttaaataatttcttggCATAGAGGTTTCAAGATCACGACATGGAATCAACTTGTCACAGCGAAAATATGCCTTGGAAAATTTTGGAAGATACTGGGTTCTTAGGTGTCAAACCTTCTCGGTTTCCTGTAGAGAAGAACATGTCACTTGCACAAGCCGATGGAAGGCTTTTGGATGATGCGGCTGCATACAGAAGATTAGTAGGAAGATTAATCTACCTAGCTGTAACCAAGCCAGGCCTGACTTATGCAGTACATGTACTAAGCCAGTTTATGGACAAACCTAGACAGCCACATTTCGATGCATCCCATAAAGTGCTAAGATATATCAAACAAACGCCTGGGCAAGGGATCTTACTGCCATCCAAAGGTTCACTTCAGTTGCAAGCATTTTGTGACGCTGATTGGGCTCATTGCATGGAGACAAGGAGGTCAATTACAGGTTATTGTATTTTACTTGGTCAAGCACTTGTTCTTGGAAGTCTAAGAAACAAACAACAATATCTCGTTCAAGTGCAGAAGCCAGAAGCTGAATATGGCTCTATGGCCACTACATGTTGTGAGATTACAtggttgaaaaatattttgagatttGAAAATAAACCATACACAATCAGTAACTTTGTTTTGTGATAATCAGGCGGCAATGCATATAGCCTCAAATCCAGTTTTTCATGAGCGAACTAAGCATATAAAAATAGACTATCAATTGGTAAGCGAAAAAATTCAAGAGGGGATAGTTCGTACAGCTCATATTCGAACTACAGTTCAACAAGCAGATTTGTTTACTGAGCCATTAAGTTCTACGCAGTTTGAAGTCTTGCTTAGCAAGTTGGGTGTCAACACTCCAACTTGAGGGGAGTGTTAAAAGGAAAACAAGAATATGCAGTAAACTTTGTCAGATATCGTAAATTGATTTCTAGATATTTGTTTCCTTATTTGTACGTAATTAGACTTGATTATAGGCAATATAGTAGGACATTGACATATCAACACTAATATAAGATTGTATCGGCTGCTTCTGGAATTTAATGAATTGATTCATTCTCCTTTGTTTCTTCTTTCATTTGTTTCATGCTCCGTTCGAAAAATTCTTTTCGTGCATTGTTTTTTCTTTGTTGAAGTTCGTTGTCTTTTCCCTGCCTATGTTTTTTGCCTACAATTGAAACATGTTCTTCATTTCTTTTGAAAGATTTTTGAGCTAGTAAGCTCGTGATGTGGTAATGTTTTATGTAGCAATTGCTCAGTTCTAAGAAAAAGTTactaatttcattaaaaaaactcTTTTTAAGTTTCTTTGCTGACCCAAAACTTTCGCCTAAAAAAGGCTTTTTCCGTTTTAAGTCATTTACACAGAGAAAGAACGAGTTCTCTTGCAGCTACCCGTGATTagtttctttttaaatattaacGAACTTAACAGGTTTTTGTTAACCATGCCTTTATCATGTATCTTTCAGTGCCTTCTCATCTATACGTGCAAGTGATGAAGAGGCCTCTGCTAGGGCTGCTGCTCTCAATGCTGATAGTGAAGCACCAACAATGTATCAACATTTATTCTGGCTGATGATAATAGTGCATCGATTCATTTCATGTGAAGTTTTTCctatttttggatgaaaatatcCATGCATAAGTTCAGGCAATTTTATGTGGTTGAGATTGATTTTGTCCCAGTTTTGGTTCCTCGTAGTTTCAAATTCATGTATTTCCATTTCCTTCTTCCTCCTTTAATATCAAGACTATTCTCGTGCTACTGTTCTTCAAGAGTTGGGACTTGGAATCGACAACGAGGAAAGATGAAACATTATGCATTGACCTAAACTTGTACGGATTTTGAAATGCTGTATTGATTAATAATAGGTTCTTGTGAAAAATCTGTTGGGGTGCATCctgttcaattttcttttcgtCCTTTTTAATACTATCACTTTTTGTGTTTTTCGCGTTCTATTACACCCCCTAGAAATTCTAGAATTCCCTCAAACTCATTTTTTAGGATATTGAGTTTCACTTGTTTTTTTTTCgtcattttataatatttgtattTACTGTCTGGAGTGTGTCTTGATGCTTTACCGTTCATGTCTTTCAAGATTCGACAAGATTATTGCAAAGGATATCCCTTCGACCATTGTATATGAGGATGAAAAGGTACTTGCTTTTCGAGATATTAGCCCACAGGCTCCTGTTCATGTTCTTGTCGTACCAAAGTTACGAGATGGTTTAACGCATCTTGGGAAGGTGTGTCTTCCTTTGTTTTACCATGTCACTATTGGTTGCTTCATATGCTTAATGGATGTTATATGTGGTTCACAGTTCatactttaaaattatttatgcttACGCCAAGACATAGCAGCAGAAAGGTGGTGAAAAATGTATGAAATTTGATTTTAGAACAATATTCAATATATGCGTAAAGGATACAATTTGCTGTGGCAACTCTTTATGATGATTATTCTTTGATATCGTACCTTTGTTGTGTGCTATCTGCTTGCAACCAGCATTGGCCCCATTATGAATAGATGTTATTATTGATAATCAAGTGATGTTACTTTTTTCACCATTTAAATGTCAGTATGAACACGGAAGAGAAATCATACTAAGATTTTTAGATTCAGATCGGTGATAAATTTTAACAAGAGTTGTTAGTGTTTGATAGGCAGATCAAAGACATGGAGAGATTTTGGGTCACCTTCTTTATGCTGCGAAAATAGTGGCTGAGAAAGAAGGCATCATAGATGGTTTTCGTGTTGTTATCAACAGTGGCCCATCTGCT
The Primulina tabacum isolate GXHZ01 chromosome 9, ASM2559414v2, whole genome shotgun sequence DNA segment above includes these coding regions:
- the LOC142555973 gene encoding lectin-like, with product MGAGSSQEKDEASHPNKETTNPPITYNADGKATRSATTQVPLPHNWEGILKDAGSPIEKSSTNMQQLHDQLYAGIFLNQNRKKYWADKETNNNCFMLFARDLSITWAEDNRFWNWPMVQESSNVTIAAAELLDVCWLEVHGRFQIASLSPGTTYEVIFIVKLNEPVYGWEVPVNLRLTLPDGSRQEHTENLMEKPRGRWIQIPAGEVKASAEKVGEMEFSLYEYEGGQWKRGLLIKGVSIQPKA